From Peromyscus maniculatus bairdii isolate BWxNUB_F1_BW_parent chromosome 8, HU_Pman_BW_mat_3.1, whole genome shotgun sequence, a single genomic window includes:
- the C8H17orf99 gene encoding protein IL-40, giving the protein MPQEEQEGTGLEWPSQIQRAFPEGRARPECSCQPGSVEHPHLTQDVTWQWTTLTVKKLPKWVFAEEPLIMLRKPVSWQAQDWGEEPSHALQANTQGASRGLRVERADEEAFDSLRQRPHTALLHQKHEVPSAALLGHAGSLYFSSFTAARSLSGKQTEDITIAYKVLEVYPQSRQVLITCDIPEAPRPITYSLIASQGLLVTKKVVHDYKPVSFKINITLKSSPDLLTYSCQAASHSGAYGPSTRLQMYWELWAKPVSQLRADFTLYDGDSGPTVELSCLASSGSPPIVYSLVGNDGRVHAQQRPLHGKPANFSIPLAQMSGWFHCEAANSVSVDSSARVLLPPGEKALPGLERGLQRELPVTATCMLAGSLVSIAAISFGMLRSTR; this is encoded by the exons ATGccccaggaggagcaggagggcaCTGGGCTGGAGTGGCCTTCCCAGATCCAGCGTGCCTTTCCGGAGGGCAGGGCCAGGCCTGAGTGCAGCTGCCAGCCAGGCTCTGTGGAGCATCCGCACTTGACACAGGATGTGACCTGGCAGTGGACGACCTTGACCGTGAAGAAACTACCCAAGTGGGTGTTTGCTGAGGAGCCACTGATCATGCTCAGAAAGCCAGTTAGTTGGCAGGCCCAGGACTGGGGTGAGGAGCCCAGCCACGCG CTGCAGGCCAACACCCAAGGAGCATCCAGGGGCCTTAGGGTGGAGAGGGCAGATGAGGAAGCTTTTGACAGCCTGAGACAGAGGCCCCACACAGCCCTGCTCCACCAGAAGCATGAGGTTCCTTCGGCTGCTCTTCTTGGCCATGCTGG ctCCCTGTACTTCTCCTCTTTTACAGCTGCCCGCAGCCTCTCGGGGAAGCAGACAGAAG ACATCACCATTGCCTACAAAGTGCTGGAAGTGTACCCTCAAAGCCGCCAAGTGCTTATAACCTGCGACATCCCGGAGGCCCCCCGGCCCATCACTTACTCCCTCATAGCTAGCCAAGGTCTCCTGGTGACAAAGAAGGTAGTGCACGACTACAAGCCAGTCTCCTTCAAAATCAACATCACACTCAAGTCCAGCCCAGACCTGCTCACCTACTCCTGCCAAGCAGCCTCTCACTCGGGCGCCTATGGGCCCAGCACCAGGCTGCAGATGTACTGGGAGCTGTGGGCCA AGCCCGTGTCCCAGCTGCGGGCTGACTTCACCCTGTACGATGGGGACTCAGGCCCCACTGTGGAGCTGTCCTGCCTGGCATCCTCAGGCAGCCCACCCATCGTCTACAGCTTGGTTGGGAATGACGGGCGTGTGCACGCACAGCAGAGGCCACTCCATGGGAAGCCGGCCAACTTCTCCATCCCACTGGCCCAGATGTCGGGCTGGTTCCACTGCGAAGCTGCGAACAGCGTTAGCGTGGACAGCAGCGCCCGAGTTCTGCTGCCCCCAGGTGAGAAGGCCCTTCCAGGCCTGGAGCGGGGTCTACAGC GGGAGCTGCCCGTGACAGCCACCTGCATGCTGGCTGGCAGCCTGGTCTCCATTGCAGCTATTAGTTTCGGGATGCTGAGGTCAACCAGGTAA